CGGCGCGCGGAGCCGTTAGTATATCACGTGCCCGTCAAGCGGCTCCTGCGCGAGCCGTCGCCGCCTTCCGTCTCCGCGCCCGAGCGGCGACCCCGGGGCGAAGTGGCGGgcgccggcccggccgccccgaAGCGGAAGCTGGAGGAGGCCGAGGCGCCGCCGAGCAAGcggcccgggctgcgggggagcagctcccgCGGGGAGCCGGGGGACGCGGGCGGCAGGCGGCGACGGCGCGGCGGGACCGCGCCGCCCCAGGACGAGCGGTCGGCGGAGGGAGGCGCCGGCGGCCGGGTCAAGGAACGGGCCGCCGCGGCTGAGGTAACGGagcgaggcggcggcggccccccgGGGAGCGCGGCGCCGGTGTGCGCGGCCGCTCGGCTGCCGGAGGAGGGGCCCTGGGCCGGGTGGGGGGCCGCGGGAGGTCaccggggcgcggcggggcagcAGAACGTGCGGGCGGGGCCCCCCGCATTCAGCCGGGCACGGCGCCGCGCCCCTCAGCCCGCTCTGCGCCTCCCGCTGTCCGTCGCTCCCGCgtcttttaaagctttcttttcttttttcttctcccgCACCAAAAGAAGCAGCGCTTCCAGCTTCACCCCACACACTCCGAAAAACCGGTAGGAAAAGGCCTCTCAGGAGTTCGCCTTAACTCAGTTTCTCTTCGGCCATGTCCCCATCGGAAGGCGTGGTTGGAAGTTTGGAGGGTTTATTTTGATGGAGTCTCTTTCGTTTGAGGCTGCAGTTAGGCTTACTGCCGTGTCTGACAACTGTCTTAACTTTTTGTTCGGGATGACCAGGTTCTGGCGATGCCAGAGTTCTAAAACGTTAAACGTTTTAACCAAAACGTTTAGTGAATGTGGTGgtcagggaagggaaagggatcAGCAGTTTAATGATTAGATATATTGAAGTGCACAGCCGATTCCTGATGTTCCTTTCCTGGTTAACTTTGAGGTAAGTTACATTCTTGTACATTCTTGGCCTTGATCGAATTTTACACGACAGGCCAGAAAACAAAACGCAGTACTGAGGAAGTTTTcgttttgcaaaaataaaatgctaggTCAAATTTTGTGCCTATGTAGTAGTGTGATGTATGTAAACCCACCTTCCCTCCTGCGTGGACCTTTTAACTAAGACCAAGGCCAGAGTATTTGATCCTGTGATAGAGAAGTGGCAGAAAGTCTTAACAGGTCAGATGGATTTTCAACTCCAGTTTTAAACTCCGCTTCTCATAAGTTGGGGCCTTTGATAGTATAACACCTATCTATGATCTCTAAAGGTAAttgtggcttttctttctcaggCTTCTGCTTTGtaccttctgctttccttgtttGATTGGTCGGTGAGTTGGTTGGTTTGGTGATGGATGGTAGAGTTAAGGCATAAAGGAATTGAGGAAAACATTCAATGCCCTATGGGAATTATATGTCCTTTTTAGACTCTTGACTTTTAAACACGtctctttccatttttgaaGAGAGAACAAGTGtcttcagaagcaaaaaaattaagcaaattgAACAAACATCTCCAGAACAGTGTTAGAACATCACAGATATGATGCAGAATTCTTCACTTGTTTGGCATAATTTTGTAAGCTTTAGCAGTGGTAGGAAGGCAGTAAGCCCCCAGGTTTTCCACACAGCAAAGCGtggttttctctgtaaaatacttttgtaggactatatttttaacaagttaTTTCCTTAAGTacagttttatataaaaaatgtttttgctttaaaataaagcttggTTAACGTCAGACAAGAGGTGTTTCTTCCATCCTCTGTGTGTCCTACCTTTATGTTTTAAATCTTTCACAGATATatctgattattatttttgcacctttttgaaaataacagCTGTAGGTTGGgattctttgcttttttgtggCTTGTGTACTTCCATTACGGTAATAAGCATGACCATGATACTGTTAATTTCACATGGGTTTTGTTAAAGTTAAAAGCAATTCTTATTATATTACAGTTGGCCAGAGAAGAAATACTGCATGCACACCTTTGCAGCTAAAGTTGGAAAATTAACTCCTTAAAAATTGAACAACTTCATCCATAGAAACTGAGCTTTGTATCCCGAGCTTGCTGCATGTTACCTGCCTTACTAGAAAATCTTCTCAAAACCTATGCTGAAAGATACTTGGGTGAAtgtgaatattttatattctattttgcattttatgtaTGAATGTTTGCTGCTTGCGATTTTTGTGCTCCTTGGGCTTGTTCATTTTCACACTGAATCTTTCTGGGAGACACCAATAAACTGAAGTACTGCTGCGCTGGAAACTTGAATGCTCTTGAAATGAATCCTGTGTGTAGTCTGAGCTCAGAATTAAGAGTATGCATATTTTTGTGGTTATAAACTTAAAGAGAATGATCTTAGAAGCAAGGATGCTCTCATTCACCACTGTCTGGGTATGAAGCATCTAGCACAGTGGGGTTCTGACTTTCAAGTACTTAGCTCTCTCAGTGTGAGTAGTAacttattaaaattaaataattatttattaaattataaaaatttaaaaagaggaGTTTGGATTAAACATGGGGAGAATTTTTAAGGGTGGCTGACAAGTTTCTGAAACTCCGTTGCTGGGCACGTGTTTCAAAGAACTTGTTAGCCACCTGCCCTGCACAGTTCTGTGTGAGCGATGCT
The window above is part of the Falco cherrug isolate bFalChe1 chromosome Z, bFalChe1.pri, whole genome shotgun sequence genome. Proteins encoded here:
- the CZH9orf40 gene encoding uncharacterized protein C9orf40 homolog; translation: MAKRRAEPLVYHVPVKRLLREPSPPSVSAPERRPRGEVAGAGPAAPKRKLEEAEAPPSKRPGLRGSSSRGEPGDAGGRRRRRGGTAPPQDERSAEGGAGGRVKERAAAAEQEDDFCQYNSFLYWRSPLPAVDLSDIQSRDGETPEAKTLSRTDTMETEMET